Proteins from a single region of Verrucosispora sp. NA02020:
- a CDS encoding ANTAR domain-containing response regulator: MAETQTDAARRRVLIAEDEALIRLDLAEMLAEEGYEVVGEAGDGETAVRLAEELKPDLVILDIKMPIMDGLAAAERIAGARIAPVIILTAFSQRDLVERARAAGAMAYLVKPFQKSDLVPAVEIALSRYSEIAALEAEVAGLNDRLEVRKTVERAKGALMTTYNMTEPQAFKWIQRTAMDHRMTMKEVSERILAETAGGGEVTRPAP, encoded by the coding sequence GTGGCCGAGACGCAGACGGATGCCGCGCGCAGGCGGGTACTGATCGCCGAGGACGAGGCGCTGATCCGACTGGACCTGGCCGAGATGTTGGCCGAGGAAGGCTACGAGGTGGTCGGGGAGGCCGGTGACGGCGAGACCGCCGTACGCCTGGCCGAGGAGTTGAAGCCCGATCTGGTCATTCTCGACATCAAGATGCCGATCATGGACGGACTGGCCGCCGCCGAGCGGATCGCGGGCGCCCGGATCGCCCCGGTGATCATCCTGACCGCGTTCAGCCAGCGTGACCTGGTCGAGCGCGCCCGGGCGGCCGGCGCGATGGCGTACCTGGTCAAGCCGTTCCAGAAGTCCGACCTGGTGCCGGCGGTGGAGATCGCCCTCTCCCGTTACTCGGAGATCGCCGCGCTGGAGGCCGAGGTCGCCGGGCTCAACGACCGGCTGGAGGTCCGCAAGACCGTCGAGCGGGCCAAGGGCGCGTTGATGACCACCTACAACATGACCGAGCCGCAGGCGTTCAAGTGGATCCAGCGCACGGCGATGGACCACCGGATGACCATGAAGGAGGTCTCCGAGCGGATCCTCGCCGAGACCGCCGGTGGCGGCGAGGTCACCCGGCCGGCCCCCTGA
- the polA gene encoding DNA polymerase I: MTATTPRLLLVDGHSLAYRAFFALPVENFSTTTGQPTNAVYGFTSMLINVLRDERPTHIVVAFDVSRRSFRTERYAEYKAGRSETPSDFKGQVSLVKEVLAALRVPVVEKEGYEADDVIATLACQARDQGMPVLISTGDRDAFQLVGDQVTVLYPRKGVSDLARMDPAAIEAKYGVGPQRYRDLAALVGETSDNLPGVPGVGPKTAAKWINTYGGVEGVIARADEIKGKAGDSLRERLADVIRNYEINCLVTDLDLPVRPEDARWSGWDREAVHQVFDTLQFRILRDRLYQYLDAVEPEAEAGFDLTGEVLAAPGALAGWLETHATPGTPVGVAAKLDTGPNRRHTAVVTGMALATGDGAAAWFDPSTLGQDDETALAGWLADENRPKVLHDSKPAVLAFGAHGWSLAGIARDTQIAAYLARPDQRSYDLTDLALRYLHRELRVDEPDDGQLTLDGLGGDSEAEQNLMVHARATLDLAEAIDAELSRDGEQSARLMAGVELPLMRVLAAMERTGIAADTGYLSELEAHFAAEVKAAAQGAYAVVDREFNLGSPKQLQEILFGELNLPKTKKIKTGYTTDADALQWLYAQTEHPLLHHLLRHRDVAKLKSTVDGLLKSVSDDGRIHTTFNQTVAATGRLSSTEPNLQNIPIRTEEGRRIRRAFVVGEGYECLLTADYSQIEMRIMAHLSTDDALIEAFNSGADFHAATASSVFGVPVTEVTPDQRRKIKAMNYGLAYGLSAFGLSQQLGITAEEARGLMEDYFAGFGGVRDYLQEVVARARQDGYTSTILGRRRYLPDLVSDNRQRREMAERMALNAPIQGSAADIIKVAMLHVDTALREAGLGSRMLLQVHDELVFEVAPGERTAVEELVRREMGAAYPLSVPLEVSVGEGRDWNSADH, translated from the coding sequence GTGACAGCTACGACGCCGCGCCTGCTCCTCGTCGACGGACACTCCCTGGCATACCGGGCGTTCTTCGCCCTGCCGGTGGAGAACTTCTCCACCACGACCGGGCAGCCGACCAACGCCGTCTACGGCTTCACCTCCATGCTGATCAACGTGCTGCGCGACGAGCGGCCGACGCACATCGTGGTCGCCTTCGACGTGTCCCGCCGCTCCTTCCGCACCGAGAGGTACGCGGAGTACAAGGCCGGCCGCAGCGAGACGCCGAGCGACTTCAAGGGCCAGGTCAGCCTGGTCAAGGAGGTCCTGGCGGCGTTGCGGGTGCCGGTGGTGGAGAAGGAGGGCTACGAGGCGGACGACGTCATCGCCACGCTCGCCTGTCAGGCCCGCGACCAGGGCATGCCGGTGCTGATCAGCACCGGTGACCGGGACGCCTTCCAGCTCGTCGGCGACCAGGTCACCGTGCTCTATCCGCGCAAGGGCGTCTCCGACCTGGCGCGGATGGACCCGGCCGCGATCGAGGCCAAGTACGGTGTCGGCCCGCAGCGTTACCGCGACCTGGCCGCGCTGGTCGGCGAGACCAGCGACAACCTGCCCGGTGTCCCGGGCGTCGGCCCGAAGACCGCCGCGAAGTGGATCAACACGTACGGCGGGGTGGAGGGTGTGATCGCCCGCGCCGACGAGATCAAGGGCAAGGCCGGTGACAGTCTGCGCGAGCGGCTGGCCGACGTGATCCGCAACTACGAGATCAACTGTCTGGTCACCGACCTCGACCTGCCGGTGCGGCCGGAGGACGCCCGCTGGTCGGGGTGGGACCGCGAGGCGGTGCACCAGGTCTTCGACACCCTCCAGTTCCGCATCCTGCGGGACCGCCTCTACCAGTACCTCGACGCCGTGGAGCCGGAGGCCGAGGCGGGCTTCGACCTGACCGGCGAGGTGCTGGCCGCGCCCGGAGCGCTGGCCGGGTGGCTGGAGACGCACGCGACGCCCGGCACGCCCGTCGGCGTCGCGGCGAAGCTGGACACCGGCCCCAACCGCCGGCACACCGCCGTGGTCACCGGCATGGCGCTGGCCACCGGCGACGGCGCGGCGGCCTGGTTCGACCCGAGCACGCTGGGGCAGGACGACGAGACGGCCCTGGCGGGTTGGCTGGCCGACGAGAACCGGCCCAAGGTGCTGCACGACAGCAAGCCGGCCGTGCTGGCCTTCGGCGCGCACGGCTGGTCCCTGGCCGGCATCGCCCGGGACACCCAGATCGCGGCCTACCTGGCCCGTCCGGACCAGCGGTCGTACGACCTGACCGATCTGGCACTGCGCTACCTGCACCGGGAGCTGCGGGTCGACGAGCCGGACGACGGCCAGCTCACGCTGGACGGGTTGGGCGGTGACAGCGAGGCCGAGCAGAACCTGATGGTGCACGCCCGGGCGACGCTCGACCTGGCCGAGGCGATCGACGCCGAGCTGTCCCGCGACGGGGAGCAGTCGGCGCGGCTGATGGCCGGGGTGGAACTGCCGCTGATGCGGGTGCTGGCCGCCATGGAGCGCACCGGGATCGCCGCCGACACCGGCTACCTCTCGGAGTTGGAGGCGCACTTCGCCGCCGAGGTGAAGGCCGCCGCCCAGGGCGCGTACGCGGTGGTCGACCGGGAGTTCAACCTGGGTTCGCCCAAGCAGCTTCAGGAGATCCTCTTCGGTGAACTGAACCTGCCCAAGACCAAGAAGATCAAGACCGGGTACACCACGGACGCCGACGCCCTGCAGTGGCTCTACGCGCAGACCGAGCACCCGTTGCTGCACCACCTGCTGCGGCACCGGGACGTGGCCAAGCTCAAGTCGACCGTGGACGGTCTGCTCAAGTCGGTCTCCGACGACGGGCGGATTCACACCACCTTCAACCAGACCGTGGCCGCCACCGGCCGGCTCTCCTCCACCGAGCCGAACCTGCAGAACATCCCGATCCGCACCGAGGAGGGGCGCCGGATCCGTCGCGCGTTCGTGGTGGGCGAGGGGTACGAATGCCTGCTCACCGCCGACTACAGCCAGATCGAGATGCGGATCATGGCGCACCTGTCGACGGACGACGCGTTGATCGAGGCGTTCAACTCCGGGGCCGACTTCCACGCCGCCACCGCCTCGTCGGTCTTCGGGGTGCCGGTCACCGAGGTCACGCCTGACCAGCGGCGCAAGATCAAGGCGATGAACTACGGCCTGGCGTACGGGTTGAGCGCGTTCGGCCTGTCCCAGCAGCTCGGCATCACCGCCGAGGAGGCCCGGGGCCTGATGGAGGACTACTTCGCCGGGTTCGGCGGTGTCCGCGACTACCTGCAGGAGGTGGTGGCGCGGGCCCGCCAGGACGGCTACACCTCCACCATCCTGGGACGCCGTCGCTACCTGCCGGACCTGGTCAGCGACAACCGGCAGCGGCGGGAGATGGCCGAGCGGATGGCCCTCAACGCGCCGATCCAGGGTTCGGCGGCGGACATCATCAAGGTCGCCATGCTGCACGTCGACACCGCGTTGCGGGAGGCCGGCCTGGGGTCCCGGATGCTGTTGCAGGTGCACGACGAGCTGGTCTTCGAGGTGGCGCCGGGGGAGCGGACGGCGGTGGAGGAGCTGGTACGCCGCGAGATGGGTGCGGCCTATCCGCTCTCCGTGCCGTTGGAGGTGTCGGTCGGCGAGGGCCGGGACTGGAACAGCGCCGACCACTGA
- a CDS encoding helix-turn-helix domain-containing protein: protein MHPPDLRLRALRLHRDGATVAEVARAVGVPYPTVRHWCRVQPEPRQPSTAARCFRCRDVQNPTDLGQYAYLLGLYLGDGHLVTAARVPVLRIACTETWPGLVDACETAMRDVLASSVQRVPSAGCVSVQSYGTHWPCLLPQHGPGPKHRRPIVLAAWQRTIVRAHAGSFLRGLFHSDGCRFANRVTVRGRTYVYPRYMFVNESADIMGLCQWALDLLGVAWRMNRRNSLSVARREAVAVLDRHVGPKS, encoded by the coding sequence GTGCACCCACCCGATCTGCGCCTACGCGCGTTGCGGCTGCACCGTGACGGCGCGACCGTCGCGGAAGTCGCCCGCGCTGTCGGGGTTCCCTACCCCACCGTCCGCCACTGGTGCCGGGTCCAGCCGGAGCCGAGGCAACCGAGCACCGCGGCGCGCTGTTTCCGGTGTCGCGACGTCCAGAATCCGACAGACCTCGGCCAGTACGCGTACCTGCTCGGTCTCTATCTCGGTGACGGCCACCTGGTCACCGCCGCCCGGGTGCCGGTGCTCCGGATCGCCTGCACCGAGACCTGGCCGGGGCTGGTCGACGCGTGCGAGACCGCCATGAGAGACGTCCTCGCCTCCTCGGTGCAACGCGTCCCGTCCGCCGGCTGCGTCAGCGTGCAGAGCTACGGCACCCACTGGCCGTGCCTGTTGCCGCAGCACGGTCCGGGGCCCAAGCACCGTCGGCCGATCGTGCTGGCGGCCTGGCAACGGACGATCGTGCGAGCCCACGCCGGCAGCTTCCTGCGCGGCCTGTTCCACTCCGACGGCTGCCGGTTCGCCAACCGGGTCACGGTGCGGGGCCGGACGTACGTCTATCCGCGCTACATGTTCGTCAACGAGTCGGCCGACATCATGGGGTTGTGCCAGTGGGCGCTGGACCTGCTCGGGGTGGCCTGGCGGATGAACCGCCGCAACAGTCTCTCCGTCGCGCGCCGGGAGGCGGTCGCCGTGCTGGACCGCCACGTCGGGCCGAAGTCCTGA
- a CDS encoding ABC transporter ATP-binding protein — translation MLLELNDVSVSYGRIEALHGISLTVNEGEVVALIGANGAGKTTTMRAISGIRSLSGGRITFDGEDISKLRADLRVVRGLCQSPEGRQIFPGMTVLENLDMGAYTRRDHAGIAADLEKVLELFPRLRERRKQAGGTLSGGEQQMLAVGRALMSRPKLLLLDEPSMGLAPMIIQQIFDIIVEINQQGTTVLLVEQNAQQALSRAHRAYVLETGRIVKEGTGQELLHDPSIKEAYLGVA, via the coding sequence ATGCTGCTTGAGTTGAACGACGTCAGCGTCTCGTACGGTCGGATCGAGGCGTTGCACGGCATCAGCCTCACCGTCAACGAGGGCGAGGTGGTGGCCCTGATCGGTGCCAACGGCGCCGGCAAGACCACCACCATGCGGGCGATCTCCGGTATCCGTTCGCTCTCCGGTGGCCGGATCACCTTCGACGGCGAGGACATCAGCAAGCTCCGTGCCGACCTGCGGGTGGTCCGGGGCCTGTGCCAGTCGCCCGAGGGTCGGCAGATCTTCCCCGGCATGACGGTGCTGGAGAACCTGGACATGGGGGCGTACACCCGGCGGGACCACGCCGGCATCGCCGCCGACCTGGAGAAGGTGCTGGAGCTCTTCCCCCGGCTGCGCGAGCGGCGCAAGCAGGCCGGTGGCACGCTCTCCGGTGGTGAGCAGCAGATGCTCGCCGTCGGCCGGGCACTGATGAGCAGGCCGAAGCTGCTGCTGCTGGACGAGCCGTCGATGGGCCTGGCCCCGATGATCATCCAGCAGATCTTCGACATCATCGTGGAGATCAACCAGCAGGGCACCACGGTGCTGCTGGTGGAGCAGAACGCGCAGCAGGCGCTCTCCCGCGCGCACCGGGCGTACGTCCTGGAGACCGGGCGGATCGTCAAGGAGGGGACCGGGCAGGAGCTTCTGCACGACCCCTCGATCAAGGAGGCGTACCTGGGCGTGGCCTAG
- a CDS encoding branched-chain amino acid ABC transporter permease, protein MNFADLFSHIGQHTVDGLSKGAIYALIALGYTLVYGVLRLINFAHSEVFMVGTFAVLGLWTALGVENNPPLGQAVLFLVLGLIVAAIASGGTALAIERVAYRPLRRKNAPPLIFLITAIGLSLVLVEVFGLVLPKLLGDLVPSMFGRGRIILGMPTIIEQKTLFTIGNTEINNVQLIVIVSAVAMMAVLDWFINRTRYGRGVRAVAQNPETAALMGVNQERVIMLIFVLGGIMAGAAALLWGMRFGFTQNSIGFVLGLKAFTAAVLGGIGNLRGALLGGLFLGIVEVYGATIFASNWEDVIAFVVLVIVLMFRPTGILGESLGRARA, encoded by the coding sequence GTGAATTTCGCGGACCTCTTCAGCCACATCGGTCAGCACACCGTCGACGGGTTGTCCAAGGGGGCGATCTATGCCCTGATCGCTCTCGGCTACACCCTGGTGTACGGCGTCCTGCGCCTGATCAACTTTGCTCACTCCGAGGTCTTCATGGTCGGTACCTTCGCGGTGCTCGGCCTCTGGACCGCACTCGGGGTGGAGAACAACCCGCCGCTCGGCCAGGCGGTGCTCTTCCTGGTACTCGGCCTGATAGTCGCGGCGATAGCCTCCGGCGGTACGGCTCTGGCGATCGAACGGGTCGCGTACCGACCGTTGCGGCGCAAGAACGCGCCGCCCCTCATCTTCCTGATCACCGCGATCGGTCTGTCGTTGGTACTGGTGGAGGTCTTCGGCCTGGTGCTGCCGAAGCTGCTGGGCGACCTGGTGCCGTCCATGTTCGGCCGGGGCCGGATCATCCTCGGCATGCCGACGATCATCGAGCAGAAGACGCTCTTCACGATCGGCAACACGGAGATCAACAATGTTCAGTTGATCGTGATCGTGTCCGCCGTGGCGATGATGGCGGTGCTCGACTGGTTCATCAACCGCACCCGGTACGGCCGGGGTGTGCGGGCGGTGGCGCAGAACCCGGAGACGGCGGCCCTGATGGGCGTCAACCAGGAGCGCGTGATCATGCTGATCTTCGTGCTCGGTGGCATCATGGCGGGCGCGGCGGCGCTGTTGTGGGGCATGCGTTTCGGCTTCACGCAGAACAGCATCGGTTTCGTGCTCGGCCTCAAGGCGTTCACCGCAGCCGTTCTCGGCGGCATCGGTAACCTACGCGGCGCGTTACTGGGTGGGCTGTTCCTCGGCATCGTCGAGGTCTACGGCGCCACCATCTTCGCGTCCAACTGGGAGGACGTCATCGCCTTCGTGGTGCTGGTCATCGTGCTGATGTTCCGCCCGACCGGCATTCTGGGCGAGTCGCTGGGGAGGGCCCGAGCATGA
- a CDS encoding MerR family transcriptional regulator has product MPGLRIGELARATGSTPRALRHYEEHGLIDSHRAANGYREYDDRAVVRVRNIRHLLAGGLTLTDVRAFLPCLDGDVATAAPSPAGLRIARDRLAVLDARIAAQVALRDRLAAALRAAAPPIGHDTATPAAAPKAALTT; this is encoded by the coding sequence GTGCCCGGATTGCGGATCGGGGAACTGGCCCGGGCCACCGGCAGCACGCCCCGGGCGCTGCGCCACTACGAGGAACACGGCCTGATCGACTCCCACCGGGCCGCCAACGGCTACCGTGAGTACGACGACCGGGCCGTCGTCCGGGTCCGCAACATCCGTCACCTGCTGGCCGGCGGGCTGACCCTGACCGACGTCCGGGCGTTCCTGCCCTGCCTCGACGGGGACGTGGCCACGGCGGCACCCTCCCCCGCCGGGCTGCGGATCGCCCGGGACCGCCTGGCCGTGCTGGACGCCCGCATCGCCGCCCAGGTGGCGCTCCGCGACCGGCTCGCCGCCGCACTGCGCGCCGCCGCACCGCCCATCGGCCACGACACCGCGACGCCGGCCGCCGCTCCGAAGGCCGCGCTCACCACCTGA
- a CDS encoding ABC transporter ATP-binding protein, translating to MSDETNTPSDATETTAAPKIPAQPGPRKTLLEIDDVTLRFGGVVALNGISFEINEGEILGLIGPNGAGKTTCFNVMTGVYKPTSGAVRFRGERVTGRKPHQISRLGISRTFQNIRLFPEMSALENVMVGTDSRHKTSVPGALFRLYRVRPKEEELPQVTASGGIVRTWQQVRRTFAKTFGLSRHILEERAAEDKAMELLRFVGIADRANDAARNLPYGYQRRLEIARALGTEPKLLCLDEPAAGFNPAEKEDLLGLIRRIRDKGVTVLLIEHDMRLVMGVTDRIVVLEFGTKIADGLPAEVSRDPRVIAAYLGEPADAA from the coding sequence ATGTCTGACGAGACCAACACCCCGTCCGACGCGACCGAGACCACGGCGGCGCCGAAGATCCCGGCGCAGCCGGGACCACGCAAGACGCTGCTGGAGATCGACGACGTCACGCTGCGCTTCGGCGGCGTGGTCGCGCTCAACGGGATCAGCTTCGAGATCAACGAAGGCGAGATCCTCGGCCTGATCGGGCCGAACGGCGCCGGCAAGACCACCTGCTTCAACGTGATGACGGGGGTCTACAAGCCGACGTCGGGCGCGGTCCGGTTCCGCGGTGAGCGGGTCACCGGCCGTAAGCCGCACCAGATCAGCCGGTTGGGCATCTCCCGGACGTTCCAGAACATCCGGTTGTTCCCGGAGATGTCCGCGCTGGAGAACGTCATGGTCGGGACGGACTCCCGGCACAAGACGAGCGTGCCCGGCGCGCTGTTCCGGCTCTACCGGGTGCGGCCCAAGGAGGAGGAGCTGCCGCAGGTCACCGCCTCCGGCGGGATCGTGCGGACCTGGCAGCAGGTGCGGCGTACCTTCGCCAAGACCTTCGGTCTGTCCCGCCACATCCTGGAGGAGCGGGCCGCCGAGGACAAGGCGATGGAGCTGCTGCGCTTCGTCGGCATCGCCGACCGGGCGAACGACGCGGCGCGCAACCTCCCGTACGGCTACCAGCGACGACTGGAGATCGCCCGGGCGCTCGGCACCGAGCCGAAGCTGCTCTGCCTGGACGAGCCGGCGGCCGGGTTCAACCCGGCCGAGAAGGAGGATCTGCTCGGGCTGATCCGCCGGATCCGGGACAAGGGCGTGACGGTGCTGCTGATCGAGCACGACATGCGGCTGGTGATGGGTGTCACCGACCGGATCGTGGTGCTGGAGTTCGGCACCAAGATCGCCGATGGTCTTCCGGCCGAGGTCAGTCGAGACCCGCGGGTGATCGCGGCGTACCTGGGGGAGCCCGCCGATGCTGCTTGA
- a CDS encoding PLP-dependent aspartate aminotransferase family protein, whose amino-acid sequence MTTVDTRAVHAGRDDLAALGVHVPPIDLSTTNPLPSVHDGGDAYELLATGGTPPPGTSAVYQRLWNPTVARFETALAELEGTTDSVAFASGMAALTAALLAATRDGKRHLVAVRPLYGGTDHVLATGLLGTDVTWARPDEVAAAVRPDTALVVAETPANPTLDLVDIRALADAAGDVPLLIDNTVATPVLQQPARHGAALVLHSATKSIGGHGDVLAGVVACDPRWAARLRQVRALTGAVLHPLGAYLLHRGLQTLPLRVRAQQAGAEKIVAWLADHPAVERVHHPGIDDPAGLIGRQLAGPGSLLAFRVRGGASAAAAVAGACRLITHAVSLGGVDTLIQHPTSLTHRPVDGDAKPDGGLLRLSVGLEDPEDLRVDLAQALAAA is encoded by the coding sequence ATGACGACCGTGGACACCCGAGCCGTGCACGCCGGCCGCGACGACCTCGCCGCGCTGGGCGTCCACGTGCCCCCGATCGACCTCTCCACCACCAACCCGCTGCCCTCGGTCCACGACGGCGGCGACGCGTACGAACTCCTCGCCACCGGCGGCACCCCGCCACCCGGCACCAGCGCCGTCTACCAGCGGCTCTGGAACCCCACCGTGGCCCGTTTCGAGACCGCTCTCGCCGAACTCGAAGGCACCACCGACTCCGTCGCCTTCGCCAGCGGCATGGCCGCACTCACCGCCGCACTGCTCGCCGCCACCCGCGACGGGAAACGACACCTGGTCGCCGTCCGCCCGCTCTACGGCGGCACCGACCACGTGCTCGCCACCGGCCTGCTCGGCACCGACGTCACCTGGGCCCGCCCCGACGAGGTCGCCGCCGCCGTACGCCCCGACACCGCCCTGGTCGTCGCCGAGACCCCCGCCAACCCCACCCTCGACCTCGTCGACATCCGCGCCCTCGCCGACGCCGCCGGCGACGTGCCGCTGCTGATCGACAACACCGTCGCCACCCCGGTCCTCCAACAACCCGCCCGCCACGGCGCCGCGCTCGTCCTGCACAGCGCCACCAAGAGCATCGGCGGACACGGCGACGTCCTCGCCGGAGTCGTCGCCTGCGACCCCCGGTGGGCCGCCCGGCTGCGCCAGGTCCGCGCGCTCACCGGCGCGGTCCTGCACCCGCTCGGCGCGTACCTGCTGCACCGGGGCCTGCAGACACTGCCGCTGCGGGTCCGCGCCCAACAGGCCGGCGCGGAGAAAATCGTCGCCTGGCTCGCCGACCACCCCGCCGTCGAGCGCGTGCACCACCCCGGAATCGACGACCCCGCCGGGCTCATCGGCCGCCAACTCGCCGGCCCCGGCAGCCTGCTCGCCTTCCGGGTACGCGGCGGCGCATCCGCCGCGGCGGCGGTCGCCGGCGCCTGCCGGCTGATCACCCACGCGGTCTCGCTCGGCGGCGTCGACACCCTGATCCAGCACCCCACGTCGCTGACCCACCGCCCGGTCGACGGAGACGCGAAACCCGACGGCGGCCTGCTGCGGCTCTCGGTCGGCCTGGAGGACCCCGAGGACCTGCGCGTCGACCTGGCCCAGGCGCTCGCCGCCGCCTGA
- a CDS encoding branched-chain amino acid ABC transporter substrate-binding protein has translation MRRSYSRALGTAALAAVLVAAAGCQDAGGSGDNTASGDCGGKIAIFGAFTGDNAGLVLPSLNAAKLAIKQHNEANADCKVEMVEFDTQGDPAQATPVANQVAGDTSFLGVIGGHFSGESDATMPVYEAAGLVMVAPSATRTDLTQKGNKSFYRVVGNDGTQAGAVATYLKGENAQRVFLIDDASAYGAGITAELTKNLGATVAASDKIQERQSQFEATISKIKAANADFVFYGGYTREAAPLVRQMRAAGVQAKFIGPDGLYDPAFPAGASGGADGSIITCPCLPPDKAGGTFTADYQAEYGQLPGSYGAEGFDAAQIFIDAFKDGKKSRAEILEFVKNYDKQGVSKYIKFDANGDVDPSRVVIWAYQIKGTEISPLQELKLS, from the coding sequence GTGAGGCGAAGCTATTCAAGGGCGCTGGGTACTGCCGCGCTCGCCGCGGTGCTGGTCGCCGCCGCCGGGTGTCAGGACGCCGGTGGTAGCGGCGACAACACCGCGTCCGGTGACTGCGGTGGCAAGATCGCCATCTTCGGTGCGTTCACCGGTGACAACGCGGGTCTGGTGCTGCCGTCGCTGAACGCCGCGAAGCTTGCGATCAAGCAGCACAACGAGGCGAACGCCGACTGCAAGGTCGAGATGGTCGAGTTCGACACCCAGGGTGACCCGGCGCAGGCCACTCCGGTCGCGAACCAGGTCGCGGGTGACACCTCGTTCCTCGGTGTCATCGGTGGTCACTTCTCCGGTGAGTCGGACGCCACCATGCCGGTCTACGAGGCCGCCGGTCTCGTGATGGTCGCCCCGTCGGCGACCCGGACCGACCTGACCCAGAAGGGCAACAAGTCCTTCTACCGGGTGGTCGGCAACGACGGCACCCAGGCGGGCGCCGTGGCGACCTACCTCAAGGGCGAGAACGCGCAGCGCGTCTTCCTGATCGACGACGCCAGCGCCTACGGTGCCGGTATCACCGCCGAGCTGACCAAGAACCTGGGCGCCACGGTCGCGGCGAGCGACAAGATCCAGGAGCGGCAGTCGCAGTTCGAGGCGACGATCTCCAAGATCAAGGCGGCGAACGCCGACTTCGTCTTCTACGGTGGCTACACCCGTGAGGCCGCGCCGCTGGTCCGCCAGATGCGTGCCGCCGGTGTGCAGGCGAAGTTCATCGGTCCGGACGGTCTCTACGACCCGGCCTTCCCGGCCGGTGCGTCCGGTGGCGCCGACGGCTCCATCATCACCTGCCCGTGCCTCCCGCCGGACAAGGCCGGTGGCACCTTCACCGCCGACTACCAGGCCGAGTACGGCCAGCTGCCGGGTTCGTACGGTGCTGAGGGCTTCGACGCCGCGCAGATCTTCATCGACGCCTTCAAGGACGGCAAGAAGTCCCGTGCCGAGATCCTGGAGTTCGTGAAGAACTACGACAAGCAGGGCGTGTCGAAGTACATCAAGTTCGACGCCAACGGCGACGTGGACCCGTCGAGGGTCGTCATCTGGGCCTACCAGATCAAGGGCACGGAGATCTCTCCGCTGCAGGAGCTCAAGCTCAGCTGA
- a CDS encoding branched-chain amino acid ABC transporter permease: MIDKIRDLDRKRTNALHSVGDRWRALPKWQRALSFVAFVIFLYYLPLLGIPGLTWLRTDSISGGSNWAGVLFTCAVYVLVAIGLNVVIGLAGLLDLGYIGFFAIGAYAVALFGSVNSPVVKWIQAEFNLPTTWAVAWAICVFIALVMSLISGVILGWPTLRLRGDYLAIVTLGFGEIIRIVARNLEGVTRGPQGISAIPGPEGPPSPDNQVFGLVDVKPWYWLAITVVLLMVFAVRRLENSRVGRSWLAIREDEDAAAVMGVYPFKFKLWAFAIGAALGGFAGFLFASRYAFIDPTQFNVNLSILFVAMVVVGGSGNMVGVSVGAVLLAYLPERFREVADYRWLAFGLAMVLVMILRPQGLIPSTRRARELKDRAAEAEEAPAHV, encoded by the coding sequence ATGATCGACAAGATTCGTGACCTGGACCGTAAGCGCACCAACGCCCTGCACTCGGTCGGCGACCGGTGGCGGGCGTTGCCGAAGTGGCAGCGGGCGCTGTCCTTCGTGGCCTTCGTGATCTTCCTCTACTACCTGCCGCTGCTCGGCATTCCCGGCCTGACCTGGCTGCGGACCGACTCGATCTCGGGTGGTAGCAACTGGGCCGGTGTGCTCTTCACCTGCGCCGTCTACGTGCTGGTGGCGATCGGTCTCAACGTCGTGATCGGCCTGGCCGGTCTGCTGGACCTGGGGTACATCGGCTTCTTCGCCATCGGCGCGTACGCGGTGGCCCTGTTCGGCTCGGTGAACTCGCCGGTCGTGAAGTGGATCCAGGCGGAGTTCAACCTCCCGACGACCTGGGCGGTGGCCTGGGCGATCTGTGTGTTCATCGCGTTGGTGATGTCGCTGATCTCCGGGGTGATCCTGGGCTGGCCGACGCTGCGGCTGCGCGGTGACTACCTGGCCATCGTGACGCTCGGCTTCGGCGAGATCATCCGGATCGTGGCCCGTAACCTGGAGGGCGTCACCCGGGGCCCGCAGGGCATCTCGGCGATCCCCGGCCCGGAGGGTCCGCCCTCGCCGGACAACCAGGTCTTCGGCCTGGTCGACGTCAAGCCGTGGTACTGGCTGGCGATCACCGTCGTCCTGCTCATGGTCTTCGCGGTGCGCCGGCTGGAGAACAGCCGGGTCGGCCGGTCCTGGCTGGCCATCCGGGAGGACGAGGACGCCGCGGCGGTGATGGGCGTCTACCCGTTCAAGTTCAAGCTCTGGGCGTTCGCCATCGGTGCGGCGCTCGGCGGTTTCGCCGGCTTCCTCTTCGCCAGCCGCTACGCCTTCATCGACCCGACCCAGTTCAACGTGAACCTGTCCATCCTGTTCGTGGCGATGGTCGTGGTCGGTGGGTCCGGCAACATGGTGGGCGTCTCGGTGGGCGCGGTGCTGCTGGCGTACCTTCCGGAGCGGTTCCGTGAGGTCGCCGACTACCGGTGGCTGGCCTTCGGTCTGGCCATGGTGCTGGTGATGATCCTGCGTCCGCAGGGCCTGATCCCCAGCACGCGACGGGCCCGCGAGCTGAAGGACCGTGCGGCGGAGGCAGAGGAGGCGCCCGCTCATGTCTGA